In Synechococcus sp. HK05, a genomic segment contains:
- a CDS encoding Maf family protein, translating into MLLLASASPARRRLLEQAAIPHRVQVSGVDEDAIMDPNPAQLVQWLARAKALAVWNGCRDPEITAVLGCDSVLAFEGEVFGKPADAEEAIARWRRMAGGWGELHTGHCLLPLGGAGQCPQADIHGYPDLDALPTITTITTRVQFAPLSEAEIAAYVATGEPLQCAGGFALEGRGGLVVERIEGCFSNVIGLSLPLLRRWLAGDGSSR; encoded by the coding sequence GTGTTGCTGCTTGCCTCCGCTTCCCCTGCTCGCCGGCGACTGCTGGAGCAGGCGGCCATTCCCCACCGCGTGCAGGTGAGCGGTGTGGATGAAGACGCGATCATGGATCCCAATCCGGCGCAGCTGGTGCAGTGGCTGGCGCGGGCGAAGGCGCTGGCGGTGTGGAACGGCTGCAGGGATCCTGAGATCACCGCGGTGCTCGGTTGCGATTCCGTGCTGGCCTTCGAAGGGGAGGTGTTTGGCAAGCCGGCCGACGCTGAGGAGGCGATTGCGCGCTGGCGGCGGATGGCGGGCGGCTGGGGGGAGTTGCACACCGGGCATTGCTTGTTGCCATTGGGGGGTGCGGGGCAGTGTCCGCAGGCGGATATCCATGGATATCCCGACCTGGACGCGCTGCCGACGATCACCACCATCACCACCCGCGTGCAGTTCGCCCCGCTCAGCGAGGCCGAGATTGCGGCCTATGTGGCCACGGGTGAGCCGCTCCAGTGCGCGGGCGGCTTTGCCCTGGAAGGGCGTGGTGGCTTGGTGGTGGAGCGGATCGAGGGCTGCTTTTCCAACGTGATCGGCCTCAGCCTGCCGCTGCTCAGGCGCTGGCTGGCCGGGGATGGCTCAAGTCGCTGA
- a CDS encoding Npun_F0494 family protein — protein sequence MIAPSADSQTQQAIHRARQAVRCLPFRLAFYQELEQGALSSSQLAARADWRRITRRRLSANRTEDHLIWLIQLGVLRREVDGQGLTERVRLTPLGREVLSRWDGEIARASVPRRLLHWLVQHWPRL from the coding sequence GTGATCGCCCCCTCCGCCGACAGCCAGACCCAGCAGGCCATCCACCGCGCCCGCCAGGCCGTGCGCTGCCTGCCGTTTCGGCTGGCCTTCTACCAAGAGCTGGAGCAGGGCGCCCTCAGCAGCAGCCAACTGGCCGCCCGAGCCGACTGGCGCCGCATCACGCGCCGCCGCCTCAGTGCCAACCGCACGGAAGACCATCTGATCTGGTTGATCCAGCTTGGGGTGCTGCGCCGCGAAGTGGACGGCCAAGGCCTCACCGAACGGGTGCGCCTTACCCCCCTCGGCCGCGAGGTGTTGAGCCGTTGGGATGGAGAAATCGCCAGGGCCAGCGTCCCCCGACGCCTGCTGCATTGGCTGGTTCAGCACTGGCCACGGCTTTGA
- a CDS encoding YcgJ family protein: MSLVLIQPAQQAKALPNPAGQSTITMPTAGVVCDGTNQLCYDRNGLSLQLTGTYFGRYAQQTAQQNFGSRLPLRRFELSNGVFCQSDRQSCWRMENGQRVTAGRITSQLFGNAPAPFPNPTPYPNPTPYPQPGPGPVSHTGTCRLMRGNQQLFNGSCALREIRQGFQPRFEVNLRQGPTYVFEQSNRGTVITDGAGGRWPVNVQDRGNSGIFRWADYRLDVTQRNYNPESGSNSKFQRAMNNFLIDLFN; this comes from the coding sequence ATGAGCCTGGTTCTGATCCAGCCTGCCCAACAGGCAAAGGCGCTGCCGAATCCCGCTGGCCAAAGCACCATCACCATGCCGACGGCTGGAGTGGTGTGTGATGGCACCAATCAGCTCTGCTACGACCGTAACGGCCTCTCGCTACAGCTGACGGGCACTTATTTCGGACGGTACGCCCAGCAGACGGCGCAGCAGAACTTCGGATCACGGCTACCGCTACGCCGCTTTGAGTTGAGCAATGGAGTGTTCTGCCAAAGCGATCGTCAGAGTTGCTGGCGGATGGAGAACGGTCAACGCGTAACGGCGGGTCGGATCACAAGCCAGCTGTTCGGCAACGCGCCGGCACCGTTCCCGAATCCCACGCCTTATCCAAACCCCACCCCCTACCCGCAACCCGGTCCCGGACCGGTGAGCCACACCGGCACCTGCCGCCTGATGCGCGGCAATCAACAGCTGTTCAATGGAAGCTGCGCCTTGCGTGAGATCCGGCAGGGCTTCCAGCCGCGCTTTGAAGTGAACCTGCGTCAGGGCCCCACTTATGTGTTTGAGCAAAGCAACCGCGGAACGGTGATCACCGACGGAGCCGGTGGGCGTTGGCCAGTAAACGTGCAGGATCGCGGCAATAGTGGCATCTTCCGCTGGGCCGACTACCGCCTGGATGTCACCCAGCGCAACTACAACCCCGAATCGGGAAGCAACAGCAAATTCCAGCGGGCAATGAACAACTTTCTGATTGATCTCTTCAACTGA